The window CATGAGTACCGTCTTTTTGCATGTGGGACAGCGGAGGTTCAGCGGCTCCCCGGGGCTGCGCCTGGTCTGCAAACACTGGCGTGTAGACAAGGGAGGAAGTGGAACGTCCGAAACTCTGAAATTGAGATTGAGGTCTGAGATGAAGATGAAAGATGAATTGCTGCCGCAGAGCTCCTGACAAAGTCTGCAGGTCCGAGTCGGGGGAAGAAGCCTTGTGCACCCGAACCACTTTGAACTAAATCATTACAGATTATTCAGGGTAATTACAGCACCTTATTTTGGCCACAATGGCCTGTCCAAtctttttcaaattaaattaataaaaaaaaaaaaaaaaaaaacagtgatttCAATATAATGATTTGTATCTTTCTCTTCAAATAGCCTTTTCAATTAAAATGATAAACAACAGCGAATTTTAATTGCTATGatacaaatgtttatattttcacaTTAAATATTTTCATACGCAAATGAACTGGTAATTTCCTACCGTTTTTGTGGTTAGTTAACGGTATAAAAAAGTAACTTTAGACACGATGGGATTTGTCCAATCATCGTTATAGAGACGTATTTTTTCTTATTCTTCCGCTGTTTCTGGtccataaaatattacaaaaaaacaaaacaaaacaaaaaaaaaaacagcgttAGACGCTCAATGGTCgaaattaataatatctgatgTTACatcccaaaaaatacaaatttcatcAAAACACAAAACGTTTTGCTCTTGCTTCATTATACTCCTCGGTGTAAGTGTTGTCTTATGTCCCAGCTGTGTTCTTCAGTGTTTGATGCAATGTTGAGGTAGAGAAACGTTTCCTCTTGAAGTATGAGCCCCCACCAGCGTTCAGCAGGGCAGCACGCGCTGATCATCCGTGCAGCATGCGCGCGTGCAGAACGCCCACTTTATCCTTaagtcaaatttaaaataaaaaaaccacTTCCACCGAGCACTCAAATATGAAGATGCGCGCCACCCACCCCACAAATGCTTATTCCCGTAAGAGAAGTGGTAACACTTTTTCATCTAGACTAGAGCTAATCGCACTTCCGGCTGGACATGTTTAGGGGGGTTGGTAAGGGAGGAGGGGGCTCGGCGTGTAGTACGTGCGAGAGAGTGAGGGGATGGTAGGGTGGGTTGATGTGTGAAAGGCGTGCTAGTAAAGATCTATAAACAACGAATTAACTTGGAAGTAAAACGTATTTATCGTTGTGATTATTTATAAGCATCATGCCCTTAAAGGAAGAACGAAAAATTCCATGGAACAATTTTTAAGTTGTGCCGTCTGTGTATCCGAAATTATTCCATtatatgttctctctctctctggaggaAACCATACAATTAAACatattacaacaattaaaaacatttgtattccGTCTGGAATTCAACAAATAGCCAGTCGTCGTTAATTTGCCaaattaagttattattatttttttacttgtaaGTTTAACTTATAAATCAATTTGCATtagatttgtttatttctttgtgttttacatttgaaatagGCTAAAATTTTTAACGCTGAAAAggtaatttgttaaaaaaaaaaaaaaaattatttaaatgtatactgCCTCTTGAATCATTTGTGCACgtgttatttaatttaatctaatttaaaCATACAACAAATTCTgaaatattactgtatattttacaaacTTCAAAACTTAActtaatctaattaaaaataatgaaaatattcgAAATTCGCCTCaaatttggaaataaaaatgtttatttcgATAAAAAATTAGAAAATCAATCCAATGTGGAGATACTGATACTGCCAAACTCCAAAAGCATCTAGGCCTACTTATGAAAAATAAGTTCCAGATCATCTGCAACCAGTGGGAGacgatttatatatatttatgtgtgtgtgtgtgtgtgtgtgtgtgtatatatatatatatatatatatatatatatatatatatatatatatatatatatatatatatatatttatttattttattttatttttaggtaGCCTATTTAGCAAAAATTCGACTCCCACTGTTGCAGATGATCTGGACTTCTTTTTCATAAGTAGGGTATGCTTTTggagtttatatttatttattagtggtTTTAAAGACAGAGAGACTAGTGCCTTTAAAACAGAACAAGACAAACATTAGGTGTGTTCGAGTTGAACTGCATCACGATTTGCCGATCGGCGGGACTTGCCGGGTGCAGTCGGAGTTGAAAAGAGAGCAGTTAAACTTCTGGTCATCTGCTGAACCTACAGCAGTCACGGAAGATCAGATTCGTCAGTTTATTACTGACGAAGTGGAATTCAGATAGATGTTTGAAGTTTACATAAAATAACCAGAAACATTGTTCATTTGAAAAAGTTTTGTGCTAATACAGAGCCTGTTGTTGTATAAGAAGAAAGTCCAATAAAatcctgtattattttaatatcaataAAGGAGTCAGTAGGCCTATTTTGaatcatttttattcttttttttatgaataaacatgatgTGACTATGACAAACATAATATGGCATGTTATAAAAACACAGAGTTGTTTGAGTTTTCGCCGATTTGGAGGTGCCAGAATAAACACCAGggtaatggcatactaccatactactctcaTTACTGACAGAGCAGtagtagtaaaagtagtatgtgAAGTATGTAATATCGCACGCAGCCAATGAAATACGTGTCGTGAGTCTGGCCAATCGTGAATGAGCTGTGTCGTCATCAGAGCTTGTGCAGCTGAGCCAGCTGGATCGCTCTCGcggtactttgatggcatacgtCACGGTGACGCCAGTTCAAGTAGGACAACATTTCTAACCTACATGCTGATTAATGTGTCTTAAATCCCATTATTGATGAAACACAGTCAGGATTTCTGCCAAACAGACATATATCAAACAACATACGCTTAATATTAGATGTATTATAATATTCATATTTACTCCAAAaagaaagttttattttatttattagactATATACTATAAAGAGTTAGACACACTAGAACATGAGTTTTGGTCAAAATGCTGTACTATATATGAATACATCTCCTAGATTCTTCTTAAACCGTGGAGTAAGACAGGGAAGTCCAGTCTCTccctatatatgtttttttaattgcgACACAATTTCTTAGTTCACACATCAAAGCAAGCCATCTAAAAGGCATCAGTATTGGCAATACAGAGGTAATTATTAGTAAGTTAGCGGATTGTACATTGATAAGCCCACATGTAATGTTATAGATggaatattaataaaacattttatggatAAACAAATCccattatttgaaaaagtcagtGATACTAAATTCTCACAAAAAGGGTGGATTGAACTTCATAGATTTTTAGCTCATTAAATAACTTGCGATTCCTTAAACATCCCATATTTGGAATATTTTCCTTCAGCTTGCCTTCTCACAACTCGGTGGCACAAAGTTTGTCCTAATATGTAATTATGAAATTCAAAAACACCGTGTAAAGCTATCTAACTTTCACCAACAAGTTCTTTTGGCATGGACTCTCATTTACAAGCATAACTTTTCTCCTCATCGGTTACATGTGGAACAATAGAAACATTCTATTTAAGAATACATCTTTGTTCTATAATCACTGGTTCAGTCATGCAATTCATGTTAGACAGGGCTTTAATAACGAAGGTCTGATTTTTAGATATACAGAATTTCTTTCAGAATATAATATACCAGTAACTCCTAAAGAGTTTGCCACAGTTATGGATGATATTCCATCTGGCTTACAcatgattttcaaaaataatgctcTCTCTTTAGGTTCATCACCCTCTCCTGAACCTGTAAACACACCTATTGGTGAAATATGTTTCACTTAAGAGAACATTGTCTCTGCAATCTCATATTGGAAAGGACtctttgatcatttaaaatgtaaaaatatatggtCCATGCAACATATGTTTTtcctcaaagtaaaaaaaatcgtGATCCGATTTTGACACCAATTGCTCTTTTGCTAAGACACTGAAACTCCTCTTCATTTGTTTTGGTCGTGCAGTTATTCTCTGCAACTTTGGAAAGATGGTAGTTTATCTCAAGCAATATATtgcaaagtttttcaataaatccCATAAGTTAGTTTTGGATTTGTTGAAACGGATCCAAATGCCTGCTTTATAATAAATCCAATTATTTTTCAATGTAGAGTTTATATTCATAAATGCAAGTTTTGAAATTGTAAGCCTATTTAAGTTTTGATATTCTTACATGAGATAAAACAGTATTTGATTACAATTTCATctcctcttaaaaaaaaaaaaaagcactctgAACATGTATAATTTGCATGGCCTACAAACTTTTTACTTAAATTAATGTGAAATGTTCTTTTATTTAAGTAATTCCCTCttcttgtttattttacttatttagtCTTGTTTGTTTTTAGCTACAGTGTTGGTAAAGTGTTTTCTTTAACTATTCTCTATATTGCTGTTATTCTTAATACTTGTGTACTAATTTTGTTGTACCACACTGTTAACTGAATGTtcaaataaagcataaaaaaataaatatataaataaaaaaaaaatcaacatgctGATTGAAGTCCAGTGCGGAGCTGCATGAAGTCGAACACACAATTCTCTTTCTGTGAAACATTCAGACAGGAGTACCAAAACAGAAGCATGTAACCAGATGGGATATATGAGtttaacatatttttattattttcagttaAACTGAACAAACTGAAATTTGCACATCCCTTGAGAACCAGACCTAATGATGGAATGTCtattattttaatgtacataAGTGCATCTCAGGACCATTGCACTCAAGTGTATTTACATTAAccacagaaagtatttttgatATACATGGCCAATAGgaacagtaaataaaataaaataaaaaaatatcacactGCACAATATGGTGTCTTTATCTCAAGtagaaaaaatagatttaaatcacaaatatagcACAATTATTTCAGAAGAGTTTAGAAAAAATGGTGGCCATGGTGCTTTTTCTTTCAACAGGAACAAAGTTTGTGGTGTCAAGTAAATAAAGTTCCAGGAGTGAATCTTCTTTGGATTCCTTTAAAATGAAGGGATTTATAGATTTATGTTAAGGACCttgaaacaaataaacacaaatctAAACATTATGAAAACCTCTAATTTTTACAACTCAAAACAAAATCTTGTCCTTCaataaagttttaacagaaatataTCTATATAACATCTATAAAAAGGAGATGAACAAACACCACAAAAACAATTACGTGAAACCAGTTTCAAATTAACAGTCTGAAACAGATGCATTGCTTAGTGTAACTTGATTAGACATAGAAAAAGACAGCAGTGGTGACATGTGGGACTGTTCACAAGCCTGTGTTAGCTTGCCCATATCTCTTGTGCCCAGCGCTCGTTCTGTAAAAACCATTTGTGGGCAGACCCACGGTCCAGTTGAAAGAGTTGTTCTtggttttgattgacagctgtgtaGCGGATATTCAGTTTGGGGTTTGGTATGAGAGCTGCAGAGAGGAGCCGACAGCCGGCTGCCAAGTACACACACTCCGTTACATCCGCAGCATCAGCATGCctaaaacaaacaatttatttgtACTCTCACAAACCACTACAATTACTAGCAAACCAAGACAATTCTGTTTGGACCAGCACATAATCAGTTTTGCCTTTAAACTGTTAAGATGTCCATCAATAtgtctcacactcactcaccgTCTGAGCATAATCAGAAATGGTTGGGAGGATCCAGCAGGGGGCTGTAGGCTCGTTTTGACAGAGGTGATAAACATTTCAAAGGCCAGTGTCATCTCAATCTCACTGAGACCACAGGGCAGAAACAGACTGTCGCTTTCGCACACCACAGCAGAGTAAAACCCTGCTAACCGAGCGCCTAGAACAGATAAgacaaaatgtactgtatatctgaCGTTCAGGCCCCGTTTACTGCaggatgtatatatattattatgtcaCTGTATGGGGATGAAGCTCGAATGCAGAACACTGTTGCTTCCAAATATACTTGAAGGATGGATGATAATAACAGGTGTAAGTGGGGCTTTAGTGCACTCTGGGGCATGCTGAGTTTTGGTGTTTGTTTATAATATAAATTGTTTCATATTCCCCATTGTGATAATGAAACTTCCTCCTCAGTGTAATGCTCTGTTTAAACCTGGTTGGAGTACAGAGCTAAAGCAAATGAGTCCCTTTATTTTAGGGTAAGCAACATGCATTAATAATATCATAACAGGTTAGATCATTCCCTTTAGCCTGAACTGATAGAAGAGTATTACATGAATACAATGCAACCATGGTGAATTAAACGGTGTATTAATTATTCTAATAAAATAAACTACCCAAAATAAGtcaaaaagtcattttcagtagggatgcaccgaaattaaaattctgggccgaaactgaaaatccaggatgcacttggccgaaaaccgaaacgtactttttttttacctatttaagaaaaaaacaattgtattaacattatactttttcattaatttcatgaatttaatgaatctgaatggaaaaactacaaaccaataaaataaatcacacttttattgaaagtaacacaccaatattggacaaaaaaatatattaaaacattattaaatattattcatcATTCAGTTctgcaaaaatctaattttacagattttattaacaattattcaaataatgtaaagttttagaaaactattatatgtaaaacaacagtcaagtaatgaacttagctagcatctttcaaaaagtttaaatatgcaacagtaattttaattaaaacaacaggcagaacacagaatggcagagggcctctattccactaatctatatataactataatatataattatatatatagatcagtgctctattctgtttatgtaaacgtatgtacactttaagtgaacattattgtgcaaaacaacagtgcaaaacagcagtaattgaattaaatccaacctcaactgtaaacgacagatgtatcctcaagtgaagaacaagtgtaatgtaattgctatacacatcaaattggaccgctttctgtttaactacaagtgacaggtttctcttcaagaacaaaagttgctaaactttctgacagtctctcctgtcagaaagctcatcaagaacatgagatgctgcactgaatagtctctcactctctgtgctggtgcttgggcagataaatacctgtgagCAATCcgtgcaagcaaaggaaagcggtctttgtttatgcgccagtagtcaaggggattgtcgcttctggtgTAGTTCAGATAGATaggtctcaagttgtggtgtagcagcgctagttgtggcactgctgtggatcggggcgctttcctgtagaatctcttgctggactctgtatgtatatatatatatatatcttgaaagttctgctgaacaaacactgcagatcgcaaatgtgatgtccttatcagaaactttgaagaatttccacaccgctgacatgatcggcctttgtttggtagcgccgtgataagggctagatcgatccagagtgaaatcagagcactgaggggcggggcgaggcagtatatatatattcggctcatattttcggccttttttctctttcggccgaaaaccgaaagtgccattttcggctgccgaaatttcagtgcatccctaattttcagtttctttttttaataaaatttttccaTGAAGATACATTTCCCTACAAAATCACCCCAATTATTCTAGAATAATTAATTCTTCTCAAATAGCTTTTCAAGTCATCCTGTAATTTTtcatattgcaatatatattgcaaaaacacaaaatatcgcAATATCAGTTTTTTCCAATATCGTACAGCGCTAGAATAAACAACTCATTCACTTGAGCAGATTATTGATTCTTGTAGGATCAGTTTACATGGCATTACTACAACTAACAAGAATTTTGAGATTTGTCACTCACATTTAAAGAGAGCCCTGGCACGGCTCCAATTGTTCTGCTTGCCCAGTTTATGGATAAGGCTCTGAAGCTGGATGGTATCAGGAGCCATACCATGTATTAACATGAACTCAAGAATATCTGCAGCAACCTGTAATGTTTGCTTCGTCACACACAGATGTAGATGAGTGCTGAACATTTCTGTATACTCATTTACATGGATACTGTCTGGAAAAGCAAATTTGAAAGTTAAATAGTCAAAAAAGTAAGCAATGTTGAACGATCAGGGCATACAAATTTGaacatgataatttttgtatttaacaAAGACAAAATTTTAGAACGTACTTTGAAATaactaaaacaaatataatttagtCTGATGAAAACAACATTACTAGTGGCGCCATGCTATACTGACTGAAATTACATCAGGGGACTTATGATTgattaaaaattactttcttttgGGGCTgtcaattaaacaaattaatcacaatttctcacatatcaatatttgtgtagaaatgtccccaaataaagatataaatgcataattcaaacaat of the Xyrauchen texanus isolate HMW12.3.18 chromosome 10, RBS_HiC_50CHRs, whole genome shotgun sequence genome contains:
- the LOC127651098 gene encoding protein TOPAZ1-like, which translates into the protein MWPCEQADIDDRKRVLTLLAGKTSHRDTFEILTNLPGLRHHINSIHVNEYTEMFSTHLHLCVTKQTLQVAADILEFMLIHGMAPDTIQLQSLIHKLGKQNNWSRARALFKCARLAGFYSAVVCESDSLFLPCGLSEIEMTLAFEMFITSVKTSLQPPAGSSQPFLIMLRRHADAADVTECVYLAAGCRLLSAALIPNPKLNIRYTAVNQNQEQLFQLDRGSAHKWFLQNERWAQEIWAS